The following proteins come from a genomic window of Acetivibrio cellulolyticus CD2:
- a CDS encoding RbsD/FucU family protein has protein sequence MLKGIPSIISPELLKILCEMGHGDCIVLADGNFPAESVGRDSLVIRADGHGVIDILDAVLKVFPLDTYVEQPIQLMQAGPQDDPIQPIWSEIETVVAAHDDRAKSAIGFIERFSFYDTAKKAYCIVATGERAIYANAILKKGVIAPE, from the coding sequence ATGTTAAAAGGAATTCCAAGTATTATATCTCCGGAATTATTAAAAATATTGTGTGAAATGGGGCATGGTGACTGTATTGTTCTAGCAGATGGTAATTTCCCGGCTGAGTCTGTAGGTAGAGATTCCTTAGTAATTCGTGCCGATGGACATGGTGTCATAGATATTTTGGATGCTGTCTTAAAAGTATTCCCACTTGATACATATGTGGAACAGCCTATCCAGTTGATGCAGGCAGGCCCACAGGATGATCCGATACAACCCATATGGAGTGAAATTGAAACAGTTGTTGCTGCGCATGATGACAGAGCAAAAAGTGCAATTGGTTTTATTGAGAGATTTTCATTTTATGATACAGCCAAGAAGGCATATTGTATTGTTGCAACAGGAGAGAGAGCAATCTACGCCAATGCTATTTTGAAGAAAGGTGTAATTGCACCAGAATAG
- a CDS encoding CarD family transcriptional regulator: protein MYQIGDFIIYGNHGVYKVDGIGTPGVCGIDENKLYYTISAVYGNERIFTPVDTNVFMRKIITFDEVQQLISLIPSIKESVYCNRNIKLVEDHYQEYLQAYDCRDLVELIKSIYTKKTIVAEQGKKLGQIDERFMRKAEELLYGELAVALKIPKESVKGYIEERVKEFDNAYLIKC, encoded by the coding sequence ATGTATCAAATTGGTGATTTTATTATTTATGGCAACCATGGTGTATACAAAGTGGACGGAATTGGAACTCCCGGAGTTTGTGGAATCGATGAAAACAAACTATATTATACAATAAGCGCTGTTTACGGTAATGAAAGGATATTTACCCCGGTTGATACAAATGTGTTTATGCGTAAGATTATTACTTTTGATGAAGTGCAACAGCTGATATCCTTAATTCCATCAATCAAAGAAAGTGTATACTGCAACAGGAATATAAAATTAGTTGAAGACCATTATCAGGAATACCTGCAAGCCTATGACTGCCGCGATTTAGTAGAATTGATAAAAAGTATCTACACAAAAAAGACTATCGTAGCTGAGCAGGGGAAGAAACTCGGTCAAATTGATGAACGTTTCATGCGTAAAGCTGAAGAATTGCTCTACGGTGAACTTGCAGTAGCTTTGAAAATACCAAAAGAAAGCGTAAAGGGATATATCGAAGAAAGAGTAAAAGAATTCGATAATGCGTATTTAATAAAATGTTGA
- a CDS encoding group II intron maturase-specific domain-containing protein, producing the protein TLKYKDGQIITDIKVSKKAFGHVDNQIFLKLWQWCARRHPRRGKKWIKNRYFHSIETRNWVFAAKTDKGLVKLKRASDTKILRHVKIRKEANPYDTEWKSYFEEREGYKLFESMSGRNALRRMWNRQKGLCPICGERVVEKGTWRMHKDEQANKKYIVHSKCHNSLHGYIQNPIELAYS; encoded by the coding sequence AACCCTAAAATACAAGGATGGGCAAATCATCACAGACATTAAAGTATCAAAGAAGGCATTTGGTCATGTTGATAATCAGATATTCCTTAAATTATGGCAGTGGTGTGCCAGGAGACATCCAAGAAGGGGCAAGAAGTGGATAAAGAATAGATACTTCCATAGTATAGAGACAAGAAACTGGGTATTTGCAGCAAAGACCGACAAAGGATTGGTAAAGTTAAAAAGAGCTTCTGATACTAAAATATTAAGGCATGTAAAGATAAGAAAAGAAGCAAACCCTTATGATACAGAATGGAAATCATATTTTGAAGAAAGGGAAGGTTACAAACTCTTTGAAAGTATGAGCGGAAGAAATGCCTTAAGAAGAATGTGGAACAGACAAAAAGGATTATGCCCAATATGTGGCGAAAGAGTAGTTGAAAAAGGGACGTGGAGAATGCATAAGGACGAGCAAGCAAACAAGAAATACATAGTGCATTCAAAATGTCATAATAGCCTACATGGTTATATACAAAACCCGATTGAGCTGGCTTACTCATAG